Proteins encoded in a region of the Thermodesulforhabdus norvegica genome:
- a CDS encoding branched-chain amino acid ABC transporter permease: MMGKGNTRRRLIFVFALIAVFLIAPAVLPLYRVSLLTEVIIFSLYAISYNFLLGYAGLLSFGHALFFGTGGYLAALLVNHIPGISLWGVVFVSAIITAAIGLLIGGLLLRQKGAYFALLTLAFNYLFYAIATKWYSVTGGDDGLSLSRPSLDFGVFTISLSSPVAFYYFTFITLGLLIAYCWYFTHTAMGQTIVLIRENEERMKFVGYNPHVTRLILFVFTGTLAGVAGTFYALHFEFVSVNAVSIDMTTAVLLMTFIGGMSTFWGPILGAAVYIHLQDFLSDLTDRWPLIMGLIFVLMVLYMPQGLSGLCFFLKDRVRGMVFCKNIKPFGFRNVSAQIGCKQNERIS, encoded by the coding sequence ATGATGGGTAAAGGTAATACCAGACGCAGGTTAATATTTGTCTTCGCTCTCATAGCCGTATTTCTGATTGCTCCCGCTGTTCTACCGCTGTATCGGGTTAGCTTGCTTACCGAAGTGATCATATTTTCTCTCTATGCGATCAGTTATAATTTTTTGTTAGGATATGCAGGACTGCTGTCTTTCGGGCATGCCTTGTTTTTCGGTACCGGGGGGTATTTAGCCGCTCTACTCGTCAATCACATTCCGGGAATTTCCCTATGGGGAGTCGTTTTTGTCAGTGCCATAATTACCGCCGCAATAGGTTTACTCATAGGGGGTCTGTTACTACGGCAAAAGGGTGCATACTTTGCTTTGCTTACCCTCGCATTCAATTACCTTTTCTATGCCATAGCCACCAAGTGGTATTCCGTTACCGGTGGTGATGACGGTCTGAGTCTTTCCCGGCCGAGTTTGGATTTTGGGGTTTTTACCATCAGCCTTTCCAGCCCTGTGGCTTTTTATTACTTCACCTTTATTACGTTGGGGTTGCTGATTGCCTATTGCTGGTATTTTACGCACACCGCCATGGGGCAAACCATTGTGTTGATTCGAGAAAACGAAGAGCGAATGAAATTCGTCGGATATAATCCTCATGTTACCAGACTTATTCTCTTCGTGTTTACCGGCACGCTGGCCGGTGTGGCCGGGACATTTTATGCCCTCCATTTTGAGTTTGTGTCGGTAAATGCCGTAAGTATTGATATGACCACGGCCGTGTTGCTGATGACCTTTATCGGGGGTATGTCCACGTTCTGGGGGCCGATTCTCGGTGCTGCCGTCTATATTCACCTGCAGGATTTTCTGAGCGACCTGACCGATAGATGGCCGCTGATAATGGGGCTTATATTTGTGCTGATGGTTCTCTATATGCCACAGGGGCTTTCTGGCTTGTGTTTTTTCTTGAAAGACCGTGTCCGGGGTATGGTGTTTTGCAAGAACATTAAGCCCTTTGGTTTTCGGAATGTATCTGCTCAGATAGGGTGTAAGCAAAATGAACGAATCTCTTGA
- a CDS encoding 3-hydroxyacyl-CoA dehydrogenase family protein, which translates to MQPDSVKNIGIIGAGLMGHGIAQIFAHEGYRVSVYDANDDALKTLRQRIKKNLEIFMLLGITDNSRANQCLENIRVCSSISEAAGSADVIIEAINENKGLKKELFRELEHIIGSETVVCTNTSAISITELSESLSYRERFVGTHFWNPPHILPCVEIVKGLYTSEEVFEGVCRLMKRVKKEPVRVLRDVPGFLGNRLQHAMWREAISLVEKGVASAEDVDKVVKFGFGLRLCFIGPFETADLAGLDLTYEVQKYLFPYLDNSPVPSPKLENLVESGFTGVKAGRGFYSWTKDKVQQLIAKRDAILLKVLRLMNGD; encoded by the coding sequence GTGCAACCGGATTCCGTAAAAAATATAGGGATCATCGGTGCGGGATTGATGGGGCATGGGATCGCTCAGATTTTTGCCCACGAAGGTTACAGGGTTTCTGTTTATGATGCCAACGATGATGCCTTGAAAACCCTTCGACAGCGAATCAAAAAGAACCTTGAAATCTTTATGCTTCTTGGGATCACCGATAATAGCCGTGCAAATCAATGTCTGGAGAACATCAGGGTCTGTTCATCGATTTCTGAGGCTGCCGGTTCTGCCGATGTGATAATAGAAGCCATAAACGAAAATAAGGGTCTAAAAAAGGAACTTTTCCGGGAATTAGAGCATATAATCGGTTCTGAGACTGTTGTATGTACCAATACTTCGGCTATCAGCATAACGGAGTTAAGTGAAAGTCTCTCCTACAGAGAGCGCTTTGTGGGGACCCATTTTTGGAACCCTCCGCACATTCTACCCTGTGTCGAAATTGTGAAAGGGCTTTACACCTCAGAGGAGGTTTTTGAAGGGGTTTGCAGGCTGATGAAAAGGGTAAAGAAAGAACCCGTGAGGGTTCTCCGCGATGTGCCGGGTTTTCTGGGTAATCGCTTGCAGCACGCAATGTGGAGAGAGGCGATTTCGCTGGTGGAAAAAGGTGTTGCCAGTGCGGAAGATGTAGATAAGGTTGTTAAATTCGGTTTCGGATTGCGTCTATGCTTTATCGGCCCTTTTGAGACCGCAGACCTTGCAGGTCTGGACCTCACGTATGAAGTTCAAAAGTACCTCTTTCCTTATCTTGATAACTCTCCTGTTCCGTCCCCAAAGCTTGAAAACCTTGTCGAAAGTGGATTCACAGGCGTTAAAGCGGGCCGGGGTTTTTACTCGTGGACGAAGGATAAGGTTCAGCAGTTGATTGCTAAGAGGGACGCGATTCTGTTGAAAGTCCTTCGTCTCATGAACGGCGATTAA
- a CDS encoding ABC transporter substrate-binding protein has protein sequence MLRKMALLCSVFMLVGIACTGMAGAEDTIKLGVVEPLSGTFKDIGERYLEGVEYAVKVINDGGGLLGRKVEVIPIDSEVKPDVAVRKATKLIMKDNVKFFCGGTGSSVGAAMSELVEKHKGIFFTYGMDASSLTGEKCNRHFFRPGGSTDGRSYALALWAVRKGYKRIAGIAQDYSFGHEAMAAFKKKIKELDPNIELVAEIYHPLGNKDYAPYISQIIAAKPDVIFTPNWGNDLSLLLKQGRSMGLNVKFLCYYINDDVLIKGLGDDEAVIGSVGAEIYMLSIPGRLNQEFLQGFFKEKGYYPSWLRGKAYTATLFWAEAVKKAGSADPEKVISAWEGLTFEGPAGTWYMRPCDHQAQVPYWIAEVVKENKFYDHAYVGEPVMIPAKEVEVPCEETGCKMSKSD, from the coding sequence ATGTTGAGAAAGATGGCCTTATTGTGTTCGGTGTTTATGTTGGTGGGTATTGCCTGTACGGGCATGGCAGGGGCCGAAGACACCATAAAGCTAGGTGTTGTGGAACCACTGTCTGGGACTTTCAAGGATATCGGCGAGAGGTACCTGGAAGGCGTTGAATATGCCGTGAAGGTAATAAACGATGGCGGAGGGTTGCTGGGCAGGAAGGTGGAGGTGATACCGATAGATTCGGAAGTAAAGCCGGACGTAGCGGTAAGAAAGGCAACAAAGCTTATTATGAAGGATAATGTCAAGTTCTTCTGCGGAGGCACGGGAAGCTCTGTTGGAGCGGCAATGTCGGAATTGGTGGAAAAACACAAGGGCATATTTTTTACCTACGGTATGGACGCATCAAGTCTTACGGGTGAAAAGTGTAACCGGCATTTTTTCCGACCCGGAGGCAGCACGGATGGAAGATCTTATGCACTGGCCCTCTGGGCTGTTAGAAAAGGCTACAAGAGGATTGCCGGCATAGCTCAGGACTATTCCTTCGGACACGAAGCAATGGCTGCCTTCAAAAAGAAAATAAAAGAGCTAGATCCGAATATTGAACTGGTAGCCGAAATTTATCATCCCCTGGGCAACAAGGATTATGCTCCCTATATCAGTCAGATTATAGCTGCTAAACCGGACGTTATTTTCACTCCTAACTGGGGTAATGACCTGTCCTTGTTACTGAAGCAGGGAAGATCTATGGGGCTGAATGTCAAATTCCTCTGCTACTACATTAACGACGACGTATTAATAAAAGGTTTAGGCGATGACGAGGCTGTTATCGGGTCTGTTGGCGCAGAGATTTATATGCTTTCGATTCCCGGCAGGCTAAATCAGGAGTTCCTGCAGGGATTTTTCAAGGAAAAGGGATATTACCCATCTTGGCTGAGAGGGAAGGCTTACACTGCCACTTTGTTCTGGGCGGAAGCCGTTAAAAAGGCAGGTTCGGCGGATCCCGAAAAGGTTATATCCGCCTGGGAAGGACTGACTTTCGAAGGGCCTGCGGGGACCTGGTACATGAGACCCTGTGATCATCAGGCTCAGGTTCCCTACTGGATAGCCGAAGTGGTAAAGGAAAATAAATTCTATGATCACGCCTATGTTGGCGAGCCCGTTATGATTCCCGCCAAAGAGGTGGAAGTTCCATGTGAAGAAACGGGCTGTAAGATGTCGAAAAGCGACTGA
- a CDS encoding ABC transporter ATP-binding protein, protein MNESLEVLRIEKLCKDFSGLEILSGVDLIVKRGERHAVIGPNGAGKTTLFNIITGKYKPSSGRIYYRGRDVSGLSPDVLAQMGIARSFQITNVFQGLTVLENVLAGVRSKRGLKYSFFRRPVEQRELVERAKQIIEAVGLYDLMDRPVTSLAYGQQRALEIAITLSLDPHLILLDEPTAGMTREETKNVIELIDRITRGRTLIIIEHDMDVVFSLADTISVLHHGVIIASGSPEKIRNDQRVKDAYLGEE, encoded by the coding sequence ATGAACGAATCTCTTGAAGTGCTTCGGATAGAGAAACTCTGTAAAGATTTTTCGGGCCTTGAAATATTGTCGGGTGTGGATCTCATAGTTAAGCGCGGTGAGCGGCATGCCGTAATCGGCCCTAACGGTGCGGGTAAGACGACTCTTTTCAATATCATTACTGGTAAATACAAACCTTCTTCAGGTCGCATTTATTATCGAGGTCGTGATGTGTCCGGGCTGAGCCCTGATGTTCTTGCCCAGATGGGGATTGCTCGGTCTTTCCAGATTACCAATGTTTTCCAGGGCCTTACCGTTTTAGAAAACGTTCTCGCTGGTGTGAGAAGTAAAAGGGGCCTGAAATACAGCTTTTTCAGGCGTCCGGTTGAGCAACGAGAACTGGTGGAACGGGCAAAACAGATTATAGAAGCTGTGGGTCTTTACGATTTGATGGATCGACCGGTGACCTCTCTTGCTTACGGCCAACAGAGAGCTCTTGAAATAGCCATCACACTGTCACTGGACCCGCATTTGATTCTTCTGGACGAACCGACTGCCGGTATGACCCGTGAGGAAACCAAAAATGTTATAGAACTGATCGACAGAATTACCCGTGGCAGAACGCTGATTATCATAGAACACGATATGGACGTAGTGTTTTCGCTTGCCGATACCATCTCGGTCCTGCATCACGGCGTGATTATAGCTTCGGGCAGTCCGGAGAAAATCAGGAACGATCAAAGGGTTAAGGATGCCTACCTGGGAGAGGAGTAA
- a CDS encoding ABC transporter ATP-binding protein: MLLKVEEIHSYYGQSHVLHGVSLGLNAGEIVCILGRNGVGKTTTLKSIIGLVPPRSGSITFKGQELIGLRPFQISRLGIGFVPEERRIFGSLTVEENLLIGMKKGCHNGGNSWSLERVYETFPVLKKRRNNLGKHLSGGEQQILTIVRTLMGNPEVLLVDEPTEGLAPLMAKEILGILSRIREDGVSILMVEQNFKATIKMGDRFYVMNKGQIVFEGTREDLMKAEDIRMTYLEV, translated from the coding sequence GTGTTGCTTAAGGTTGAAGAAATTCACAGCTATTACGGACAGAGCCATGTTCTTCACGGTGTGTCACTTGGTTTAAATGCGGGAGAGATTGTTTGCATTCTGGGCCGAAACGGAGTTGGGAAAACGACGACACTCAAAAGCATTATCGGTCTGGTCCCGCCAAGGTCTGGAAGCATAACCTTTAAAGGTCAGGAATTGATCGGACTTCGGCCATTTCAGATATCAAGACTGGGTATAGGGTTTGTTCCGGAGGAACGAAGAATTTTCGGAAGCCTTACGGTGGAAGAAAACCTGCTCATCGGGATGAAAAAAGGTTGTCATAACGGGGGTAATTCATGGTCGTTGGAGAGAGTCTATGAGACTTTCCCTGTGCTCAAGAAGAGACGGAATAATCTGGGTAAGCACCTGTCCGGAGGTGAACAACAGATTCTCACGATTGTTCGGACTCTCATGGGCAACCCGGAGGTTCTTCTGGTTGACGAACCCACTGAGGGATTGGCTCCTTTAATGGCAAAGGAGATACTGGGTATTCTTTCCCGTATAAGAGAGGATGGGGTGTCCATTCTCATGGTAGAGCAAAATTTCAAAGCAACAATCAAAATGGGTGACAGGTTTTACGTTATGAACAAGGGGCAGATCGTTTTCGAAGGGACCAGAGAGGATTTGATGAAGGCAGAGGATATAAGGATGACCTATTTAGAAGTCTGA
- a CDS encoding class I SAM-dependent DNA methyltransferase, with protein MQLSRYNIKFPLIEPNRLDQDEAFFFLLENGNKTRIRFHDYAEIYKRPGLYEQLFYRRLKCCSPQKVVETLAKVLRDNLINVTELRVLDLGAGNGMVGEQLHAHGVARVVGVDIVEEAHRACERDRPGIYDAYYVCDFTKLEEAFREHIASWQFNCLTCVAALGFGDIPVRAFANAFNLVCDSGWIAFNIKDSFVLKEDRTGFSRLIRTLINNGILEIHHLERYRHRISIDGRPLFYYAIVGRKMSHIPDEMVNSIATG; from the coding sequence ATGCAATTATCAAGATACAACATAAAATTCCCCCTAATCGAGCCAAATCGCCTGGATCAGGACGAAGCATTCTTTTTTCTACTTGAGAACGGAAACAAAACGAGAATCCGGTTCCACGATTACGCTGAAATATACAAGCGCCCCGGACTGTATGAACAGCTCTTCTACCGCAGGCTCAAATGCTGTTCGCCTCAAAAAGTCGTCGAAACCCTGGCCAAGGTGCTCAGAGACAATCTTATCAATGTAACAGAACTCCGCGTTCTGGATCTGGGAGCGGGGAACGGCATGGTAGGAGAGCAGCTTCATGCCCATGGGGTGGCCCGTGTGGTCGGCGTGGATATTGTTGAAGAGGCTCACAGGGCCTGTGAGCGGGATCGGCCCGGAATTTACGACGCCTATTATGTCTGTGATTTTACGAAGCTGGAGGAAGCCTTCAGGGAACATATTGCTTCGTGGCAATTCAACTGCCTCACCTGTGTGGCGGCTCTGGGCTTCGGTGATATTCCGGTAAGGGCCTTTGCCAATGCCTTCAATCTCGTATGTGATTCTGGATGGATCGCCTTCAACATAAAAGACTCCTTCGTTTTAAAAGAAGACAGAACGGGTTTTTCAAGATTGATCCGAACTTTGATAAACAACGGAATTCTGGAAATTCATCATCTGGAAAGATACAGGCACCGGATATCAATAGACGGAAGGCCTCTCTTTTACTATGCAATCGTAGGCCGTAAGATGAGCCATATCCCAGACGAGATGGTCAACTCAATTGCAACAGGCTAA
- a CDS encoding branched-chain amino acid ABC transporter permease, protein MTEIFVFFLHGLAYAGLLFLVSSGLTLVFGMMNILNFAHAAFYMLGAYFSYTVLKTTQSFLLSILICPVLLFILGFLVERLLLRRVHRFGHLHELLLTFGLAYIITELVKLIWGNYPLTVDIGEILNKQIEIFGVTYSAYRCLIFGCGLLVALLMSLLIYKTRLGIIIRASVNDSEMVEALGINVPLLFTGVFAAGAALSGFAGVIAGPLLTTYPGMATDILIDAFVVIVVGGFGSLGGAMVASLIIGQLQSFGALLIPKLSLALIYLLMALVLIVKPSGLFGEER, encoded by the coding sequence ATGACAGAAATCTTCGTCTTTTTCTTGCACGGACTTGCCTATGCAGGGTTGTTGTTTCTCGTTTCCTCGGGTTTAACTTTGGTCTTTGGCATGATGAACATTCTTAACTTCGCGCACGCTGCTTTTTACATGCTTGGGGCCTATTTCTCGTACACTGTTCTTAAGACCACGCAGTCTTTCTTGCTGTCAATTCTTATATGCCCAGTGCTTTTATTCATCCTGGGTTTTTTGGTCGAACGACTTCTCCTGCGTAGAGTTCACAGATTCGGGCATCTACATGAACTCCTGCTAACTTTCGGGCTCGCCTATATCATTACAGAACTGGTCAAGCTAATCTGGGGAAATTACCCTCTGACGGTAGACATAGGAGAAATTCTCAATAAGCAGATAGAAATTTTCGGTGTAACCTATTCTGCATATCGGTGTTTAATCTTCGGCTGCGGCTTGTTGGTCGCTCTGCTAATGTCTCTTTTAATATACAAGACCCGCCTGGGGATCATAATTCGGGCGTCCGTAAACGATTCGGAAATGGTCGAAGCTCTAGGCATTAATGTTCCTCTTCTTTTCACGGGGGTGTTTGCAGCCGGGGCGGCTCTTTCCGGTTTTGCCGGAGTCATAGCAGGGCCTCTGCTCACGACATATCCGGGAATGGCCACGGACATTCTGATCGATGCTTTCGTTGTCATTGTCGTGGGTGGCTTCGGTAGTCTGGGAGGGGCCATGGTGGCTTCCTTGATCATAGGGCAGTTACAATCATTTGGCGCGCTACTGATCCCAAAACTTTCTCTCGCACTCATTTATCTCCTCATGGCGCTGGTACTCATTGTAAAACCTTCAGGTTTGTTCGGCGAGGAAAGATGA